A genomic segment from Papilio machaon chromosome 10, ilPapMach1.1, whole genome shotgun sequence encodes:
- the LOC123721302 gene encoding uncharacterized protein LOC123721302, producing MRRNPRRQCRVAECDLARPTPSRPALVCATTGDCIPVAPPALMTSSGAAIVGPPLPATSSTTPMRSGRPPPARLESSGVNPPPTAPATGGVVRRMRWHLLNESVMRAYFGATEGGTNLTAYRPKMLSLFQTLHPSVSVTAQRLSDQVRVIQRRPLFHMTRIS from the exons ATGAGGAGAAATCCCAGAAGACAGTGTCGCGTTGCCGAATGTGACCTCGCACGCCCAACACCTTCGCGGCCTGCTCTGGTCTGCGCCACGACGGGGGACTGTATACCTGTTGCTCCCCCAGCCCTGATGACATCCAGTGGCGCAGCCATCGTCGGGCCGCCTTTGCCGGCCACTTCGTCTACAACACCGATGAGGAGTGGCCGCCCACCACCGGCTCGCTTGGAATCCTCGGGGGTTAATCCCCCGCCTACGGCTCCCGCAACCGGTGGTGTAGTGCGCCGCATGAGATggcatttattaaatgaaagtgTCATGCGGGCCTACTTCGGGGCGACAGAGGGTGGAACCAACCTAACGGCGTATCGGCCTAAGATGCTGTCTTTGTTTCAGACCCTTCACCCAAGTGTGTCTGTGACTGCCCAACGTCTATCGGATCAAGTGCGGGTCATACAACGGCGTC CACTATTCCACATGACGAGAATCTCGTGA